From Thunnus albacares chromosome 22, fThuAlb1.1, whole genome shotgun sequence, the proteins below share one genomic window:
- the LOC122973995 gene encoding type-2 ice-structuring protein-like has product MKMLAVSLLVCVMMALTTAVALPEADPEKSDKVRISTVCPSGWTGFSGRCFLYVQTPVSWADAERNCLSRGGNLASVQNIDEHHIIQSMILRITHTYPLAWLGGSDAQQEGTWFWSDGSPFSFSYWGPGQPDNRESADCLVMNHGDDKKFDDEPCHFTRSFVCARNE; this is encoded by the exons ATGAAGATGCTGGCTGTGTCTCTACTGGTTTGTGTCATGATGGCACTGACCACAGCTGTTG CTCTTCCAGAAGCAGACCCTG aAAAGAGTGACAAAGTCAGGATATCAACCGTTTGTCCCAGTGGTTGGACTGGTTTCAGCGGTCGCTGTTTCCTCTATGTTCAAACACCCGTGTCTTGGGCTGATGCTGAG AGAAATTGTCTGTCCCGTGGTGGAAACCTTGCATCAGTGCAAAACATTGATGAGCATCATATCATTCAAAGTATGATACTGAGAATAACTCACACGTATCCACTCGCATGGCTCGGAGGCTCTGATGCACAACAG GAGGGCACTTGGTTCTGGAGTGATGGTTCACCTTTCAGCTTTTCATACTGGGGTCCAGGGCAGCCTGACAATCGTGAGTCGGCAGACTGTTTGGTGATGAACCATGGAG ATGATAAGAAATTTGACGACGAGCCTTGCCATTTCACAAGGTCATTTGTCTGTGCCAGAAACGAATGA